The following coding sequences lie in one Onychomys torridus chromosome X, mOncTor1.1, whole genome shotgun sequence genomic window:
- the Arhgap4 gene encoding rho GTPase-activating protein 4 isoform X3, whose product MAAHGKLRRERVEYESQVKEMRSQLSEQLRCLELQGELRRDLLQELAEFMRRRAEVELEYSRGLDKLAERFASRSGRLGGSSREQQSFRKEPTLLSPLHCWSVLLEHTRQQSRESAALSEVLAGPLAQRLSHIAEDVGRIVKKSKDLVQQLQDELLEVVSELQTTKKTYHVYYLESMNAETKLREAERQEEKRSGRNALPASTAASASTTAVTTTETGPLRKSSLKKGGRLVEKRQAKFLEHKLKCTKARNEYLLSLASVNAAVSNYYLHDILDLMDCCDTGFHLALGQTLRSYTAAENRTQASQMQGLGSLEEALEALDPPGDKAKVLEVHARAFCPDIHDLHFDYQPHEGDEVAEIQVEMELRNEILPRAQNIQSRLDQKTIETEEAWMAKPGVNKTLKATLQALLEVVASEDGDILDSLQASPSTESLKSTNSDPGTRQTGRRRSQQQETETFYITKLQEYLSGRSILAKLQAKHEKLQEAIQRGNKEERKTSWTQCTERKFHKSHQPQPSSQCNQRLFGGDLEKFIRSSGQPVPAVVKSCIHFINLNGLQHEGIFRVSGAQARISEIRDAFERGEDPLVEGCTAHDLDSVAGVLKLYFRSLEPPLFPLDMFNELLASAELEAVGERVEPVSHLLSRLPRPVLVVLRYLFTFLNHLTQYSDENMMDSYNLAVCFGPTLLPVPAGQDPVALQGRVNQLVQTLILQPARVFPPLAMLPGPVYEKCMAPPSASCLGDGQLENLVGELELEAGTTAQEDDQEGVVEAVACFAYTGRTAQELTFQRGDVLRLYARASSDWWRGEHAGVQGLIPHKYITLPEGDEKQTTGLQATAESVSHPEGFLTLEFTNRMEIGTPPEAVSPSGHRRHCLVPTSPEQHVEMDKAVAQNMDSVFKELLGKAAVRQGHGLLSTAPRSLGTRNLKPLACSSFGKNKVFSRGPGAPVSPSVSHPQGPDSTRKPL is encoded by the exons ATGGCGGCGCACGGGAAGCTGCGGAGGGAGCGGGTTGAGTATGAGTCACAAGTCAAAG AGATGCGCTCACAGTTGAGTGAGCAGCTCCGTTGCCTGGAGCTTCAGGGAGAGCTGCGGCGAGATTTGCTGCAGGAGCTAGCTGAGTTCATGCGGCGCCGGGCAGAGGTGGAGCTGGAGTACTCTCGGGGCCTGGACAAGTTGGCTGAACGCTTTGCCAGCCGCAGTGGTCGCCTGGGGGGCAGCAGCCGGGAGCAGCAAAGCTTCCG GAAGGAGCCGACTCTCCTGTCACCCTTGCACTGCTGGTCTGTGTTGCTGGAGCACACAAGGCAGCAGAGTCGAGAAAGTGCCGCCCTCAGCGAGGTGCTGGCTGGGCCCCTGGCTCAGCGCCTGAGTCATATTGCTGAGGATGTGGGACGCATAGTCAAAAAG AGTAAGGACCTGGTGCAGCAGCTGCAGGATGAGCTCCTGGAGGTGGTCTCAGAACTCCAGACA ACCAAGAAGACATATCATGTGTACTACTTGGAGAGCATGAATGCTGAGACCAAACTCCGGGAAGCTGAGCGGCAGGAGGAGAAGCGGTCAGGCCGGAATGCCCTGCCCGCCAGCACTGCTGCCTCTGCCAGCACCACTGCTGTTACCACCACTGAGACAGGCCCCCTCCGAAAGAGCTCTCTCAAGAAAGGAGGGCGGCTAGTGGAGAAG CGTCAGGCCAAGTTCTTGGAGCATAAACTTAAGTGCACTAAGGCCCGAAACGAGTACCTGCTCAGCCTGGCCAGTGTCAATGCTGCCGTCAGCAACTACTACTTGCATGATATCTTGGACCTCATGGAT tgctgtgacacAGGTTTCCACTTGGCCCTGGGACAGACCCTCCGGAGCTACACAGCTGCTGAGAACCGCACCCAAGCCTCCCAGATGCAGGGATTGGGCAGCCTGGAAGAGGCTCTGGAGGCCCTAGATCCTCCAGGGGACAAGGCCAAGGTGCTTGAGGTTCATGCCAGGGCCTTCTGTCCCGATATACACGATCTACACTTTGACTACCAGCCCCATGAAGGTGATGAG GTGGCTGAGATCCAGGTTGAGATGGAACTTCGGAATGAGATTTTGCCCAGAGCCCAAAACATCCAGAGTCGCCTGGACCAAAAGACCATCGAGACAGAAGAGGCATGGATGGCCAagcctggg GTGAATAAGACACTGAAGGCAACACTTCAGGCTCTTCTAGAGGTGGTGGCATCAGAGGATGGGGACATACTAGACTCTTTGCAGGCCAGCCCCTCCACTGAGTCCCTCAAATCCACAAACTCAGACCCGGGCACTCGACAGACAGGCCGAAGACGGAGCCAGCAGCAGGAGACAGAGACCTTCTACATTACG AAGCTGCAGGAGTATCTGAGTGGCCGGAGCATTCTTGCTAAGCTGCAGGCCAAGCATGAAAAGCTGCAGGAGGCCATACAACGAG gTAACAAGGAAGAGCGAAAAACATCTTG GACTCAGTGCACAGAGAGAAAATTCCACAAGAGCCACCAACCCCAACCTAGCTCCCAGTGTAACCAGAGACTCTTTGGAGGTGACCTGGAGAAGTTTATCCGG AGCTCAGGCCAACCTGTGCCCGCTGTGGTGAAGAGCTGTATCCATTTCATTAACCTCAATG GCCTGCAGCATGAAGGCATCTTCCGGGTATCAGGTGCCCAGGCCCGGATTTCTGAGATCCGAGATGCCTTTGAAAGAG GGGAGGATCCTCTGGTGGAAGGTTGTACTGCTCATGACCTAGACTCTGTGGCTGGGGTACTGAAGCTGTACTTCCGGAGCCTGGAGCCCCCACTCTTCCCCTTGGACATGTTTAACGAGCTGCTGGCTTCAGCAG AACTGGAGGCTGTGGGTGAGCGGGTGGAGCCTGTGAGCCATCTGCTGTCCAGACTGCCCAGACCTGTGCTAGTAGTCCTGCGATATCTTTTCACCTTCCTCAACCA CCTGACCCAGTACAGCGATGAGAACATGATGGACTCCTACAACCTGGCTGTATGCTTCGGGCCTACACTGTTGCCTGTGCCTGCTGGGCAGGATCCTGTAGCCTTGCAGGGCAGGGTGAACCAGCTGGTGCAGACTCTTATCCTTCAACCAGCTCGAGTTTTCCCTCCCCTGGCTATGTTGCCAGGCCCTGTCTATGAGAAGTGCATGGCACCACCTTCTGCCAGCTGCCTGGG GGATGGCCAGTTGGAGAACCTTGTTGGGGAGCTGGAGTTGGAAGCTGGGACCACAGCTCAGGAGGATG ACCAGGAAGGAGTTGTGGAGGCTGTGGCCTGCTTTGCCTATACTGGCCGGACAGCCCAGGAGCTGACATTCCAGCGAGGGGATGTGCTACGGCTGTATGCTCGGGCATCAAGTGACTGGTGGCGAGGGGAGCATGCTGGTGTGCAGGGACTCATTCCCCATAAGTACATCACACTGCCTGAGGG ggatgAGAAGCAGACAACTGGTCTGCAGGCCACGGCAGAATCTGTGAGCCATCCAGAGGGCTTCCTGACCTTGGAGTTTACCAATCG GATGGAAATAGGCACCCCACCTGAGGCTGTGAGCCCCTCTGGGCACAGACGACACTGTTTGGTCCCCACCTCCCCTGAGCAACATGTGGAGATGGATAAG GCTGTGGCCCAGAACATGGACTCTGTGTTTAAGGAGCTCCTGGGAAAAGCTGCTGTCCGCCAGGGACATGGGCTATTATCTACAGCCCCCCGCAGTCTAGGAACCCGAAATCTGAAGCCCCTGGCCTGCAGCAGCTTCGGCAAAAACAAAGTTTTCTCCCGGGGACCTGGGGCTCCAGTTTCCCCCTCAGTCTCCCATCCCCAGGGTCCAGACTCAACTCGCAAGCCACTCTGA
- the Arhgap4 gene encoding rho GTPase-activating protein 4 isoform X4, whose amino-acid sequence MAAHGKLRRERVEYESQVKEMRSQLSEQLRCLELQGELRRDLLQELAEFMRRRAEVELEYSRGLDKLAERFASRSGRLGGSSREQQSFRKEPTLLSPLHCWSVLLEHTRQQSRESAALSEVLAGPLAQRLSHIAEDVGRIVKKSKDLVQQLQDELLEVVSELQTTKKTYHVYYLESMNAETKLREAERQEEKRSGRNALPASTAASASTTAVTTTETGPLRKSSLKKGGRLVEKRQAKFLEHKLKCTKARNEYLLSLASVNAAVSNYYLHDILDLMDCCDTGFHLALGQTLRSYTAAENRTQASQMQGLGSLEEALEALDPPGDKAKVLEVHARAFCPDIHDLHFDYQPHEGDEVAEIQVEMELRNEILPRAQNIQSRLDQKTIETEEVNKTLKATLQALLEVVASEDGDILDSLQASPSTESLKSTNSDPGTRQTGRRRSQQQETETFYITKLQEYLSGRSILAKLQAKHEKLQEAIQRGNKEERKTSWTQCTERKFHKSHQPQPSSQCNQRLFGGDLEKFIRSSGQPVPAVVKSCIHFINLNGLQHEGIFRVSGAQARISEIRDAFERGEDPLVEGCTAHDLDSVAGVLKLYFRSLEPPLFPLDMFNELLASAELEAVGERVEPVSHLLSRLPRPVLVVLRYLFTFLNHLTQYSDENMMDSYNLAVCFGPTLLPVPAGQDPVALQGRVNQLVQTLILQPARVFPPLAMLPGPVYEKCMAPPSASCLGDGQLENLVGELELEAGTTAQEDDQEGVVEAVACFAYTGRTAQELTFQRGDVLRLYARASSDWWRGEHAGVQGLIPHKYITLPEGDEKQTTGLQATAESVSHPEGFLTLEFTNRMEIGTPPEAVSPSGHRRHCLVPTSPEQHVEMDKAVAQNMDSVFKELLGKAAVRQGHGLLSTAPRSLGTRNLKPLACSSFGKNKVFSRGPGAPVSPSVSHPQGPDSTRKPL is encoded by the exons ATGGCGGCGCACGGGAAGCTGCGGAGGGAGCGGGTTGAGTATGAGTCACAAGTCAAAG AGATGCGCTCACAGTTGAGTGAGCAGCTCCGTTGCCTGGAGCTTCAGGGAGAGCTGCGGCGAGATTTGCTGCAGGAGCTAGCTGAGTTCATGCGGCGCCGGGCAGAGGTGGAGCTGGAGTACTCTCGGGGCCTGGACAAGTTGGCTGAACGCTTTGCCAGCCGCAGTGGTCGCCTGGGGGGCAGCAGCCGGGAGCAGCAAAGCTTCCG GAAGGAGCCGACTCTCCTGTCACCCTTGCACTGCTGGTCTGTGTTGCTGGAGCACACAAGGCAGCAGAGTCGAGAAAGTGCCGCCCTCAGCGAGGTGCTGGCTGGGCCCCTGGCTCAGCGCCTGAGTCATATTGCTGAGGATGTGGGACGCATAGTCAAAAAG AGTAAGGACCTGGTGCAGCAGCTGCAGGATGAGCTCCTGGAGGTGGTCTCAGAACTCCAGACA ACCAAGAAGACATATCATGTGTACTACTTGGAGAGCATGAATGCTGAGACCAAACTCCGGGAAGCTGAGCGGCAGGAGGAGAAGCGGTCAGGCCGGAATGCCCTGCCCGCCAGCACTGCTGCCTCTGCCAGCACCACTGCTGTTACCACCACTGAGACAGGCCCCCTCCGAAAGAGCTCTCTCAAGAAAGGAGGGCGGCTAGTGGAGAAG CGTCAGGCCAAGTTCTTGGAGCATAAACTTAAGTGCACTAAGGCCCGAAACGAGTACCTGCTCAGCCTGGCCAGTGTCAATGCTGCCGTCAGCAACTACTACTTGCATGATATCTTGGACCTCATGGAT tgctgtgacacAGGTTTCCACTTGGCCCTGGGACAGACCCTCCGGAGCTACACAGCTGCTGAGAACCGCACCCAAGCCTCCCAGATGCAGGGATTGGGCAGCCTGGAAGAGGCTCTGGAGGCCCTAGATCCTCCAGGGGACAAGGCCAAGGTGCTTGAGGTTCATGCCAGGGCCTTCTGTCCCGATATACACGATCTACACTTTGACTACCAGCCCCATGAAGGTGATGAG GTGGCTGAGATCCAGGTTGAGATGGAACTTCGGAATGAGATTTTGCCCAGAGCCCAAAACATCCAGAGTCGCCTGGACCAAAAGACCATCGAGACAGAAGAG GTGAATAAGACACTGAAGGCAACACTTCAGGCTCTTCTAGAGGTGGTGGCATCAGAGGATGGGGACATACTAGACTCTTTGCAGGCCAGCCCCTCCACTGAGTCCCTCAAATCCACAAACTCAGACCCGGGCACTCGACAGACAGGCCGAAGACGGAGCCAGCAGCAGGAGACAGAGACCTTCTACATTACG AAGCTGCAGGAGTATCTGAGTGGCCGGAGCATTCTTGCTAAGCTGCAGGCCAAGCATGAAAAGCTGCAGGAGGCCATACAACGAG gTAACAAGGAAGAGCGAAAAACATCTTG GACTCAGTGCACAGAGAGAAAATTCCACAAGAGCCACCAACCCCAACCTAGCTCCCAGTGTAACCAGAGACTCTTTGGAGGTGACCTGGAGAAGTTTATCCGG AGCTCAGGCCAACCTGTGCCCGCTGTGGTGAAGAGCTGTATCCATTTCATTAACCTCAATG GCCTGCAGCATGAAGGCATCTTCCGGGTATCAGGTGCCCAGGCCCGGATTTCTGAGATCCGAGATGCCTTTGAAAGAG GGGAGGATCCTCTGGTGGAAGGTTGTACTGCTCATGACCTAGACTCTGTGGCTGGGGTACTGAAGCTGTACTTCCGGAGCCTGGAGCCCCCACTCTTCCCCTTGGACATGTTTAACGAGCTGCTGGCTTCAGCAG AACTGGAGGCTGTGGGTGAGCGGGTGGAGCCTGTGAGCCATCTGCTGTCCAGACTGCCCAGACCTGTGCTAGTAGTCCTGCGATATCTTTTCACCTTCCTCAACCA CCTGACCCAGTACAGCGATGAGAACATGATGGACTCCTACAACCTGGCTGTATGCTTCGGGCCTACACTGTTGCCTGTGCCTGCTGGGCAGGATCCTGTAGCCTTGCAGGGCAGGGTGAACCAGCTGGTGCAGACTCTTATCCTTCAACCAGCTCGAGTTTTCCCTCCCCTGGCTATGTTGCCAGGCCCTGTCTATGAGAAGTGCATGGCACCACCTTCTGCCAGCTGCCTGGG GGATGGCCAGTTGGAGAACCTTGTTGGGGAGCTGGAGTTGGAAGCTGGGACCACAGCTCAGGAGGATG ACCAGGAAGGAGTTGTGGAGGCTGTGGCCTGCTTTGCCTATACTGGCCGGACAGCCCAGGAGCTGACATTCCAGCGAGGGGATGTGCTACGGCTGTATGCTCGGGCATCAAGTGACTGGTGGCGAGGGGAGCATGCTGGTGTGCAGGGACTCATTCCCCATAAGTACATCACACTGCCTGAGGG ggatgAGAAGCAGACAACTGGTCTGCAGGCCACGGCAGAATCTGTGAGCCATCCAGAGGGCTTCCTGACCTTGGAGTTTACCAATCG GATGGAAATAGGCACCCCACCTGAGGCTGTGAGCCCCTCTGGGCACAGACGACACTGTTTGGTCCCCACCTCCCCTGAGCAACATGTGGAGATGGATAAG GCTGTGGCCCAGAACATGGACTCTGTGTTTAAGGAGCTCCTGGGAAAAGCTGCTGTCCGCCAGGGACATGGGCTATTATCTACAGCCCCCCGCAGTCTAGGAACCCGAAATCTGAAGCCCCTGGCCTGCAGCAGCTTCGGCAAAAACAAAGTTTTCTCCCGGGGACCTGGGGCTCCAGTTTCCCCCTCAGTCTCCCATCCCCAGGGTCCAGACTCAACTCGCAAGCCACTCTGA
- the Arhgap4 gene encoding rho GTPase-activating protein 4 isoform X2 — MVVCLSVCLSVCLSLPPLPLTGLVGSSRTCRPDLNRGPLTEMRSQLSEQLRCLELQGELRRDLLQELAEFMRRRAEVELEYSRGLDKLAERFASRSGRLGGSSREQQSFRKEPTLLSPLHCWSVLLEHTRQQSRESAALSEVLAGPLAQRLSHIAEDVGRIVKKSKDLVQQLQDELLEVVSELQTTKKTYHVYYLESMNAETKLREAERQEEKRSGRNALPASTAASASTTAVTTTETGPLRKSSLKKGGRLVEKRQAKFLEHKLKCTKARNEYLLSLASVNAAVSNYYLHDILDLMDCCDTGFHLALGQTLRSYTAAENRTQASQMQGLGSLEEALEALDPPGDKAKVLEVHARAFCPDIHDLHFDYQPHEGDEVAEIQVEMELRNEILPRAQNIQSRLDQKTIETEEVNKTLKATLQALLEVVASEDGDILDSLQASPSTESLKSTNSDPGTRQTGRRRSQQQETETFYITKLQEYLSGRSILAKLQAKHEKLQEAIQRGNKEERKTSWTQCTERKFHKSHQPQPSSQCNQRLFGGDLEKFIRSSGQPVPAVVKSCIHFINLNGLQHEGIFRVSGAQARISEIRDAFERGEDPLVEGCTAHDLDSVAGVLKLYFRSLEPPLFPLDMFNELLASAELEAVGERVEPVSHLLSRLPRPVLVVLRYLFTFLNHLTQYSDENMMDSYNLAVCFGPTLLPVPAGQDPVALQGRVNQLVQTLILQPARVFPPLAMLPGPVYEKCMAPPSASCLGDGQLENLVGELELEAGTTAQEDDQEGVVEAVACFAYTGRTAQELTFQRGDVLRLYARASSDWWRGEHAGVQGLIPHKYITLPEGDEKQTTGLQATAESVSHPEGFLTLEFTNRMEIGTPPEAVSPSGHRRHCLVPTSPEQHVEMDKAVAQNMDSVFKELLGKAAVRQGHGLLSTAPRSLGTRNLKPLACSSFGKNKVFSRGPGAPVSPSVSHPQGPDSTRKPL, encoded by the exons atggttgtctgtctgtctgtatgtctgtctgtctgtctgtctttgcctcccttACCTCTTACTGGCCTGGTTGGCTCAAGCCGTACATGTCGGCCAGACCTGAACCGAGGTCCCCTTACAGAGATGCGCTCACAGTTGAGTGAGCAGCTCCGTTGCCTGGAGCTTCAGGGAGAGCTGCGGCGAGATTTGCTGCAGGAGCTAGCTGAGTTCATGCGGCGCCGGGCAGAGGTGGAGCTGGAGTACTCTCGGGGCCTGGACAAGTTGGCTGAACGCTTTGCCAGCCGCAGTGGTCGCCTGGGGGGCAGCAGCCGGGAGCAGCAAAGCTTCCG GAAGGAGCCGACTCTCCTGTCACCCTTGCACTGCTGGTCTGTGTTGCTGGAGCACACAAGGCAGCAGAGTCGAGAAAGTGCCGCCCTCAGCGAGGTGCTGGCTGGGCCCCTGGCTCAGCGCCTGAGTCATATTGCTGAGGATGTGGGACGCATAGTCAAAAAG AGTAAGGACCTGGTGCAGCAGCTGCAGGATGAGCTCCTGGAGGTGGTCTCAGAACTCCAGACA ACCAAGAAGACATATCATGTGTACTACTTGGAGAGCATGAATGCTGAGACCAAACTCCGGGAAGCTGAGCGGCAGGAGGAGAAGCGGTCAGGCCGGAATGCCCTGCCCGCCAGCACTGCTGCCTCTGCCAGCACCACTGCTGTTACCACCACTGAGACAGGCCCCCTCCGAAAGAGCTCTCTCAAGAAAGGAGGGCGGCTAGTGGAGAAG CGTCAGGCCAAGTTCTTGGAGCATAAACTTAAGTGCACTAAGGCCCGAAACGAGTACCTGCTCAGCCTGGCCAGTGTCAATGCTGCCGTCAGCAACTACTACTTGCATGATATCTTGGACCTCATGGAT tgctgtgacacAGGTTTCCACTTGGCCCTGGGACAGACCCTCCGGAGCTACACAGCTGCTGAGAACCGCACCCAAGCCTCCCAGATGCAGGGATTGGGCAGCCTGGAAGAGGCTCTGGAGGCCCTAGATCCTCCAGGGGACAAGGCCAAGGTGCTTGAGGTTCATGCCAGGGCCTTCTGTCCCGATATACACGATCTACACTTTGACTACCAGCCCCATGAAGGTGATGAG GTGGCTGAGATCCAGGTTGAGATGGAACTTCGGAATGAGATTTTGCCCAGAGCCCAAAACATCCAGAGTCGCCTGGACCAAAAGACCATCGAGACAGAAGAG GTGAATAAGACACTGAAGGCAACACTTCAGGCTCTTCTAGAGGTGGTGGCATCAGAGGATGGGGACATACTAGACTCTTTGCAGGCCAGCCCCTCCACTGAGTCCCTCAAATCCACAAACTCAGACCCGGGCACTCGACAGACAGGCCGAAGACGGAGCCAGCAGCAGGAGACAGAGACCTTCTACATTACG AAGCTGCAGGAGTATCTGAGTGGCCGGAGCATTCTTGCTAAGCTGCAGGCCAAGCATGAAAAGCTGCAGGAGGCCATACAACGAG gTAACAAGGAAGAGCGAAAAACATCTTG GACTCAGTGCACAGAGAGAAAATTCCACAAGAGCCACCAACCCCAACCTAGCTCCCAGTGTAACCAGAGACTCTTTGGAGGTGACCTGGAGAAGTTTATCCGG AGCTCAGGCCAACCTGTGCCCGCTGTGGTGAAGAGCTGTATCCATTTCATTAACCTCAATG GCCTGCAGCATGAAGGCATCTTCCGGGTATCAGGTGCCCAGGCCCGGATTTCTGAGATCCGAGATGCCTTTGAAAGAG GGGAGGATCCTCTGGTGGAAGGTTGTACTGCTCATGACCTAGACTCTGTGGCTGGGGTACTGAAGCTGTACTTCCGGAGCCTGGAGCCCCCACTCTTCCCCTTGGACATGTTTAACGAGCTGCTGGCTTCAGCAG AACTGGAGGCTGTGGGTGAGCGGGTGGAGCCTGTGAGCCATCTGCTGTCCAGACTGCCCAGACCTGTGCTAGTAGTCCTGCGATATCTTTTCACCTTCCTCAACCA CCTGACCCAGTACAGCGATGAGAACATGATGGACTCCTACAACCTGGCTGTATGCTTCGGGCCTACACTGTTGCCTGTGCCTGCTGGGCAGGATCCTGTAGCCTTGCAGGGCAGGGTGAACCAGCTGGTGCAGACTCTTATCCTTCAACCAGCTCGAGTTTTCCCTCCCCTGGCTATGTTGCCAGGCCCTGTCTATGAGAAGTGCATGGCACCACCTTCTGCCAGCTGCCTGGG GGATGGCCAGTTGGAGAACCTTGTTGGGGAGCTGGAGTTGGAAGCTGGGACCACAGCTCAGGAGGATG ACCAGGAAGGAGTTGTGGAGGCTGTGGCCTGCTTTGCCTATACTGGCCGGACAGCCCAGGAGCTGACATTCCAGCGAGGGGATGTGCTACGGCTGTATGCTCGGGCATCAAGTGACTGGTGGCGAGGGGAGCATGCTGGTGTGCAGGGACTCATTCCCCATAAGTACATCACACTGCCTGAGGG ggatgAGAAGCAGACAACTGGTCTGCAGGCCACGGCAGAATCTGTGAGCCATCCAGAGGGCTTCCTGACCTTGGAGTTTACCAATCG GATGGAAATAGGCACCCCACCTGAGGCTGTGAGCCCCTCTGGGCACAGACGACACTGTTTGGTCCCCACCTCCCCTGAGCAACATGTGGAGATGGATAAG GCTGTGGCCCAGAACATGGACTCTGTGTTTAAGGAGCTCCTGGGAAAAGCTGCTGTCCGCCAGGGACATGGGCTATTATCTACAGCCCCCCGCAGTCTAGGAACCCGAAATCTGAAGCCCCTGGCCTGCAGCAGCTTCGGCAAAAACAAAGTTTTCTCCCGGGGACCTGGGGCTCCAGTTTCCCCCTCAGTCTCCCATCCCCAGGGTCCAGACTCAACTCGCAAGCCACTCTGA